Proteins from one Choloepus didactylus isolate mChoDid1 chromosome 4, mChoDid1.pri, whole genome shotgun sequence genomic window:
- the LOC119531623 gene encoding tubulin polyglutamylase TTLL13P-like isoform X4, protein MMGEALSLSPSGVFPRRVANSSRVHRAAQICGLKEVGEDEEWTVYWTDCSVSLERVMDMKRFQKINHFPGMTEICRKDLLARNLNRMQKLYPTEYNIFPRTWCLPADYGDFQSYGRQRKTRTYICKPDSGCQGRGIFITRNPREIKPGEHMICQQYISKPFLIDGFKFDMRIYVLITSCDPLRIFMYEEGLARFATMPYVEPSHNNLDDVCMHLTNYAINKHNENFVRDDAVGSKRKLSTLNAWLREHSYDPRELWGDIEDIIIKTIISAHSVLRHNYRTCFPQYLSGGTCACFEILGFDILLDHKLKPWLLEVNHSPSFTTDSRLDREVKDALLCDAMNLVNLRGCDKRKVIEEDKRRVKERLFQYHQQPREARREQTESSHAAMLDQERYEDSHLGGYRRIYPGPDTEKYAPFFKHNGSLFQETAASKAREECARQQLEDIRLKQEQQETSGNKKQKENKDQNQGESAGEKSRSRVVHRGLSTHLAYKNRNRAKELLPVHLDTMHPQDIVEEEELERMKALLQRENLIRSLGIVEQLTGMLHPSYRGQKKLQEYRPRFHQDRLGSQEMQSVSLVPLVLLREAATEQSPPFPHPVRPHELTPRILGPLPSMNVAIPHHSRCHLQPKNFNWIRDSSANGPCSLSMKKSGRHYFSSARVRLTSQGQASRRLEAINRALAGSVPPSLTPKQGYLLQPEKVASDSWTGCTLPSMVNCEHRAAKARDLSLCPASAPLLQRSSTLLNITHHR, encoded by the exons ATGATGGGTGAAGCCCTGAGCCTCAGCCCTTCTGGAGTCTTCCCAAGGCGTGTTGCAAACTCCTCTAGAG TGCATCGGGCAGCCCAAATATGTGGcctgaaagaggtgggagaggATGAGGAGTGGACTGTGTACTGGACGGACTGCTCTGTCTCACTGGAACGAGTCATGGACATGAAGAGGTTTCAG AAAATCAACCATTTCCCTGGCATGACAGAAATCTGCCGCAAAGATCTGCTGGCTCGGAACCTCAACCGCATGCAGAAACTCTATCCTACTGAGTACAACATCTTCCCCCGCACCTGGTGCCTCCCTGCAGA CTATGGGGACTTCCAGTCCTACGGACGTCAGCGAAAAACACGCACTTATATATGCAAGCCGGACAGCGGATGTCAGGGACGTGGCATCTTCATCACCCGAAATCCTCGGGAGATCAAGCCAGGAGAGCATATGATCTGCCAGCAATACATCTCCAAG CCCTTCCTCATTGATGGCTTCAAGTTTGACATGAGAATCTATGTCCTGATAACATCTTGTGACCCTCTTCGGATCTTCATGTATGAGGAGGGCCTAGCCCGCTTCGCCACCATGCCTTACGTGGAGCCCAGTCATAATAATCTG GACGATGTCTGCATGCACCTGACCAACTATGCTATCAACAAACACAATGAGAATTTTGTCCGTGATGATGCTGTGGGCAGTAAGAG GAAGCTGTCGACACTGAACGCCTGGCTGCGAGAGCACAGCTATGATCCCCGAGAGCTGTGGGGGGACATCGAGGACATCATCATCAAAACCATCATCTCGGCCCATTCTGTTCTTCGCCACAACTACCGAACCTGTTTTCCCCAATATCTAAGTGGCGGTACATGTGCCTGTTTTGAGATCCTTGGTTTTGACATCTTGCTGGACCACAAGCTGAAGCCCTGGCTGCTGGAG GTAAACCACTCTCCAAGCTTCACCACGGACTCACGCCTTGATCGAGAAGTGAAGGATGCGCTTCTCTGTGATGCCATGAACCTTGTCAACCTCCGGGGCTGTGACAAAAGGAAGGTGATAGAGGAAGACAAGCGGCGAGTAAAGGAGCGGCTTTTCCAGTACCACCAACAGCCACGAGAAGCCAG GCGAGAACAAACTGAGTCATCCCATGCAGCAATGCTGGACCAGGAACGATATGAGGATTCCCATCTGGGGGGATACCGGCGGATCTACCCAGGGCCTGACACAGAGAAGTATGCACCCTTCTTCAAGCACAATGGCTCCCTCTTCCAGGAGACTGCTGCTTCCAAGGCCAGAGAGGAGTGTGCCAG GCAGCAACTGGAAGACATCCGCCTTAAGCAGGAACAGCAAGAGACCTCAGGCAataagaagcaaaaggaaaacaaggaccaGAACCAGGGTGAATCAGCTGGGGAGAAGAGCCGATCCAGGGTGGTGCACCGGGGCCTTTCCACCCACTTGGCTTACAAGAACCGGAACCGGGCAAAAGAG TTGCTACCAGTACACCTGGACACCATGCATCCTCAAGACATTGTAGAAGAGGAGGAGCTGGAGAGAATGAAGGCCTTGCTCCAAAGGGAGAATCTCATCCGAAGCCTGGGTATTGTAGAGCAACTCACTGGCATGCTGCACCCCAGTTACCGGGGCCAGAAAAAACTTCAAGAGTATCGG CCTAGATTTCACCAGGACAGGCTGGGGAGTCAAGAAATGCAATCTGTGAGTCTGGTCCCACTGGTGCTCCTGAGAGAGGCTGCCACAGAGCAGAGCCCTCCTTTTCCGCATCCAGTTCGGCCCCACGAACTCACCCCCAGGATCTTAGGGCCACTGCCAAGCATGAATGTCGCAATTCCACATCATTCCCGGTGCCATCTACAGCCCAAGAACTTCAACTGGATACGAGATTCATCAGCCAACGGCCCTTGTTCACTGTCAATGAAGAAATCTGGGAGACACTATTTTTCCAGCGCCAGAGTCAGACTCACTAGCC AAGGCCAAGCCAGCAGAAGACTGGAAGCCATAAACCGAGCCCTGGCAGGATCAGTGCCACCCTCTTTAACCCCAAAGCAGGGCTATCTTCTGCAGCCAGAAAAAGTGGCAAGTGACTCATGGACTGGTTGCACCTTGCCCTCCATGGTGAACTGTGAGCACAGAGCAGCCAAGGCCCGGGACCTCTCCCTCTGCCCTGCCTCTGCACCTCTGCTGCAACGTTCCAGCACACTCCTCAACATCACCCACCATAGgtaa
- the LOC119531623 gene encoding tubulin polyglutamylase TTLL13P-like isoform X1: MMGEALSLSPSGVFPRRVANSSRESKRMEPSTCKTTESEEDYVEEEESEEECVKGEATIPSTNPSQEAVSKADYKAFGNGVPLSIVAMKIPKKIITPPDAEDLEVGRRKRRRKRRPLAINLSNCKYESVHRAAQICGLKEVGEDEEWTVYWTDCSVSLERVMDMKRFQKINHFPGMTEICRKDLLARNLNRMQKLYPTEYNIFPRTWCLPADYGDFQSYGRQRKTRTYICKPDSGCQGRGIFITRNPREIKPGEHMICQQYISKPFLIDGFKFDMRIYVLITSCDPLRIFMYEEGLARFATMPYVEPSHNNLDDVCMHLTNYAINKHNENFVRDDAVGSKRKLSTLNAWLREHSYDPRELWGDIEDIIIKTIISAHSVLRHNYRTCFPQYLSGGTCACFEILGFDILLDHKLKPWLLEVNHSPSFTTDSRLDREVKDALLCDAMNLVNLRGCDKRKVIEEDKRRVKERLFQYHQQPREARREQTESSHAAMLDQERYEDSHLGGYRRIYPGPDTEKYAPFFKHNGSLFQETAASKAREECARQQLEDIRLKQEQQETSGNKKQKENKDQNQGESAGEKSRSRVVHRGLSTHLAYKNRNRAKELLPVHLDTMHPQDIVEEEELERMKALLQRENLIRSLGIVEQLTGMLHPSYRGQKKLQEYRPRFHQDRLGSQEMQSVSLVPLVLLREAATEQSPPFPHPVRPHELTPRILGPLPSMNVAIPHHSRCHLQPKNFNWIRDSSANGPCSLSMKKSGRHYFSSARVRLTSQGQASRRLEAINRALAGSVPPSLTPKQGYLLQPEKVASDSWTGCTLPSMVNCEHRAAKARDLSLCPASAPLLQRSSTLLNITHHR; encoded by the exons ATGATGGGTGAAGCCCTGAGCCTCAGCCCTTCTGGAGTCTTCCCAAGGCGTGTTGCAAACTCCTCTAGAG AATCTAAGAGGATGGAGCCTAGCACCTGTAAAACCACTGAATCGGAGGAAGACTATGTTGAGGAGGAGGAATCTGAGGAAGAGTGTGTTAAAGGGGAAGCTACCATCCCTTCTACTAATCCTTCTCAGGAGGCAGTCTCAAAGGCTGACTATAAGGCATTTGGGAATGGAGTTCCCTTATCCATTGTAGCcatgaaaattccaaagaaaatcaTAACCCCACCTGACGCAGAGGACTTAGAAGttgggaggagaaagagaaggcgGAAACGCAG ACCCTTGGCCATCAACCTGAGCAACTGCAAGTACGAGAGTG TGCATCGGGCAGCCCAAATATGTGGcctgaaagaggtgggagaggATGAGGAGTGGACTGTGTACTGGACGGACTGCTCTGTCTCACTGGAACGAGTCATGGACATGAAGAGGTTTCAG AAAATCAACCATTTCCCTGGCATGACAGAAATCTGCCGCAAAGATCTGCTGGCTCGGAACCTCAACCGCATGCAGAAACTCTATCCTACTGAGTACAACATCTTCCCCCGCACCTGGTGCCTCCCTGCAGA CTATGGGGACTTCCAGTCCTACGGACGTCAGCGAAAAACACGCACTTATATATGCAAGCCGGACAGCGGATGTCAGGGACGTGGCATCTTCATCACCCGAAATCCTCGGGAGATCAAGCCAGGAGAGCATATGATCTGCCAGCAATACATCTCCAAG CCCTTCCTCATTGATGGCTTCAAGTTTGACATGAGAATCTATGTCCTGATAACATCTTGTGACCCTCTTCGGATCTTCATGTATGAGGAGGGCCTAGCCCGCTTCGCCACCATGCCTTACGTGGAGCCCAGTCATAATAATCTG GACGATGTCTGCATGCACCTGACCAACTATGCTATCAACAAACACAATGAGAATTTTGTCCGTGATGATGCTGTGGGCAGTAAGAG GAAGCTGTCGACACTGAACGCCTGGCTGCGAGAGCACAGCTATGATCCCCGAGAGCTGTGGGGGGACATCGAGGACATCATCATCAAAACCATCATCTCGGCCCATTCTGTTCTTCGCCACAACTACCGAACCTGTTTTCCCCAATATCTAAGTGGCGGTACATGTGCCTGTTTTGAGATCCTTGGTTTTGACATCTTGCTGGACCACAAGCTGAAGCCCTGGCTGCTGGAG GTAAACCACTCTCCAAGCTTCACCACGGACTCACGCCTTGATCGAGAAGTGAAGGATGCGCTTCTCTGTGATGCCATGAACCTTGTCAACCTCCGGGGCTGTGACAAAAGGAAGGTGATAGAGGAAGACAAGCGGCGAGTAAAGGAGCGGCTTTTCCAGTACCACCAACAGCCACGAGAAGCCAG GCGAGAACAAACTGAGTCATCCCATGCAGCAATGCTGGACCAGGAACGATATGAGGATTCCCATCTGGGGGGATACCGGCGGATCTACCCAGGGCCTGACACAGAGAAGTATGCACCCTTCTTCAAGCACAATGGCTCCCTCTTCCAGGAGACTGCTGCTTCCAAGGCCAGAGAGGAGTGTGCCAG GCAGCAACTGGAAGACATCCGCCTTAAGCAGGAACAGCAAGAGACCTCAGGCAataagaagcaaaaggaaaacaaggaccaGAACCAGGGTGAATCAGCTGGGGAGAAGAGCCGATCCAGGGTGGTGCACCGGGGCCTTTCCACCCACTTGGCTTACAAGAACCGGAACCGGGCAAAAGAG TTGCTACCAGTACACCTGGACACCATGCATCCTCAAGACATTGTAGAAGAGGAGGAGCTGGAGAGAATGAAGGCCTTGCTCCAAAGGGAGAATCTCATCCGAAGCCTGGGTATTGTAGAGCAACTCACTGGCATGCTGCACCCCAGTTACCGGGGCCAGAAAAAACTTCAAGAGTATCGG CCTAGATTTCACCAGGACAGGCTGGGGAGTCAAGAAATGCAATCTGTGAGTCTGGTCCCACTGGTGCTCCTGAGAGAGGCTGCCACAGAGCAGAGCCCTCCTTTTCCGCATCCAGTTCGGCCCCACGAACTCACCCCCAGGATCTTAGGGCCACTGCCAAGCATGAATGTCGCAATTCCACATCATTCCCGGTGCCATCTACAGCCCAAGAACTTCAACTGGATACGAGATTCATCAGCCAACGGCCCTTGTTCACTGTCAATGAAGAAATCTGGGAGACACTATTTTTCCAGCGCCAGAGTCAGACTCACTAGCC AAGGCCAAGCCAGCAGAAGACTGGAAGCCATAAACCGAGCCCTGGCAGGATCAGTGCCACCCTCTTTAACCCCAAAGCAGGGCTATCTTCTGCAGCCAGAAAAAGTGGCAAGTGACTCATGGACTGGTTGCACCTTGCCCTCCATGGTGAACTGTGAGCACAGAGCAGCCAAGGCCCGGGACCTCTCCCTCTGCCCTGCCTCTGCACCTCTGCTGCAACGTTCCAGCACACTCCTCAACATCACCCACCATAGgtaa
- the LOC119531623 gene encoding tubulin polyglutamylase TTLL13P-like isoform X3, with protein sequence MMGEALSLSPSGVFPRRVANSSRAMKIPKKIITPPDAEDLEVGRRKRRRKRRPLAINLSNCKYESVHRAAQICGLKEVGEDEEWTVYWTDCSVSLERVMDMKRFQKINHFPGMTEICRKDLLARNLNRMQKLYPTEYNIFPRTWCLPADYGDFQSYGRQRKTRTYICKPDSGCQGRGIFITRNPREIKPGEHMICQQYISKPFLIDGFKFDMRIYVLITSCDPLRIFMYEEGLARFATMPYVEPSHNNLDDVCMHLTNYAINKHNENFVRDDAVGSKRKLSTLNAWLREHSYDPRELWGDIEDIIIKTIISAHSVLRHNYRTCFPQYLSGGTCACFEILGFDILLDHKLKPWLLEVNHSPSFTTDSRLDREVKDALLCDAMNLVNLRGCDKRKVIEEDKRRVKERLFQYHQQPREARREQTESSHAAMLDQERYEDSHLGGYRRIYPGPDTEKYAPFFKHNGSLFQETAASKAREECARQQLEDIRLKQEQQETSGNKKQKENKDQNQGESAGEKSRSRVVHRGLSTHLAYKNRNRAKELLPVHLDTMHPQDIVEEEELERMKALLQRENLIRSLGIVEQLTGMLHPSYRGQKKLQEYRPRFHQDRLGSQEMQSVSLVPLVLLREAATEQSPPFPHPVRPHELTPRILGPLPSMNVAIPHHSRCHLQPKNFNWIRDSSANGPCSLSMKKSGRHYFSSARVRLTSQGQASRRLEAINRALAGSVPPSLTPKQGYLLQPEKVASDSWTGCTLPSMVNCEHRAAKARDLSLCPASAPLLQRSSTLLNITHHR encoded by the exons ATGATGGGTGAAGCCCTGAGCCTCAGCCCTTCTGGAGTCTTCCCAAGGCGTGTTGCAAACTCCTCTAGAG CcatgaaaattccaaagaaaatcaTAACCCCACCTGACGCAGAGGACTTAGAAGttgggaggagaaagagaaggcgGAAACGCAG ACCCTTGGCCATCAACCTGAGCAACTGCAAGTACGAGAGTG TGCATCGGGCAGCCCAAATATGTGGcctgaaagaggtgggagaggATGAGGAGTGGACTGTGTACTGGACGGACTGCTCTGTCTCACTGGAACGAGTCATGGACATGAAGAGGTTTCAG AAAATCAACCATTTCCCTGGCATGACAGAAATCTGCCGCAAAGATCTGCTGGCTCGGAACCTCAACCGCATGCAGAAACTCTATCCTACTGAGTACAACATCTTCCCCCGCACCTGGTGCCTCCCTGCAGA CTATGGGGACTTCCAGTCCTACGGACGTCAGCGAAAAACACGCACTTATATATGCAAGCCGGACAGCGGATGTCAGGGACGTGGCATCTTCATCACCCGAAATCCTCGGGAGATCAAGCCAGGAGAGCATATGATCTGCCAGCAATACATCTCCAAG CCCTTCCTCATTGATGGCTTCAAGTTTGACATGAGAATCTATGTCCTGATAACATCTTGTGACCCTCTTCGGATCTTCATGTATGAGGAGGGCCTAGCCCGCTTCGCCACCATGCCTTACGTGGAGCCCAGTCATAATAATCTG GACGATGTCTGCATGCACCTGACCAACTATGCTATCAACAAACACAATGAGAATTTTGTCCGTGATGATGCTGTGGGCAGTAAGAG GAAGCTGTCGACACTGAACGCCTGGCTGCGAGAGCACAGCTATGATCCCCGAGAGCTGTGGGGGGACATCGAGGACATCATCATCAAAACCATCATCTCGGCCCATTCTGTTCTTCGCCACAACTACCGAACCTGTTTTCCCCAATATCTAAGTGGCGGTACATGTGCCTGTTTTGAGATCCTTGGTTTTGACATCTTGCTGGACCACAAGCTGAAGCCCTGGCTGCTGGAG GTAAACCACTCTCCAAGCTTCACCACGGACTCACGCCTTGATCGAGAAGTGAAGGATGCGCTTCTCTGTGATGCCATGAACCTTGTCAACCTCCGGGGCTGTGACAAAAGGAAGGTGATAGAGGAAGACAAGCGGCGAGTAAAGGAGCGGCTTTTCCAGTACCACCAACAGCCACGAGAAGCCAG GCGAGAACAAACTGAGTCATCCCATGCAGCAATGCTGGACCAGGAACGATATGAGGATTCCCATCTGGGGGGATACCGGCGGATCTACCCAGGGCCTGACACAGAGAAGTATGCACCCTTCTTCAAGCACAATGGCTCCCTCTTCCAGGAGACTGCTGCTTCCAAGGCCAGAGAGGAGTGTGCCAG GCAGCAACTGGAAGACATCCGCCTTAAGCAGGAACAGCAAGAGACCTCAGGCAataagaagcaaaaggaaaacaaggaccaGAACCAGGGTGAATCAGCTGGGGAGAAGAGCCGATCCAGGGTGGTGCACCGGGGCCTTTCCACCCACTTGGCTTACAAGAACCGGAACCGGGCAAAAGAG TTGCTACCAGTACACCTGGACACCATGCATCCTCAAGACATTGTAGAAGAGGAGGAGCTGGAGAGAATGAAGGCCTTGCTCCAAAGGGAGAATCTCATCCGAAGCCTGGGTATTGTAGAGCAACTCACTGGCATGCTGCACCCCAGTTACCGGGGCCAGAAAAAACTTCAAGAGTATCGG CCTAGATTTCACCAGGACAGGCTGGGGAGTCAAGAAATGCAATCTGTGAGTCTGGTCCCACTGGTGCTCCTGAGAGAGGCTGCCACAGAGCAGAGCCCTCCTTTTCCGCATCCAGTTCGGCCCCACGAACTCACCCCCAGGATCTTAGGGCCACTGCCAAGCATGAATGTCGCAATTCCACATCATTCCCGGTGCCATCTACAGCCCAAGAACTTCAACTGGATACGAGATTCATCAGCCAACGGCCCTTGTTCACTGTCAATGAAGAAATCTGGGAGACACTATTTTTCCAGCGCCAGAGTCAGACTCACTAGCC AAGGCCAAGCCAGCAGAAGACTGGAAGCCATAAACCGAGCCCTGGCAGGATCAGTGCCACCCTCTTTAACCCCAAAGCAGGGCTATCTTCTGCAGCCAGAAAAAGTGGCAAGTGACTCATGGACTGGTTGCACCTTGCCCTCCATGGTGAACTGTGAGCACAGAGCAGCCAAGGCCCGGGACCTCTCCCTCTGCCCTGCCTCTGCACCTCTGCTGCAACGTTCCAGCACACTCCTCAACATCACCCACCATAGgtaa
- the LOC119531623 gene encoding tubulin polyglutamylase TTLL13P-like isoform X2 yields the protein MEPSTCKTTESEEDYVEEEESEEECVKGEATIPSTNPSQEAVSKADYKAFGNGVPLSIVAMKIPKKIITPPDAEDLEVGRRKRRRKRRPLAINLSNCKYESVHRAAQICGLKEVGEDEEWTVYWTDCSVSLERVMDMKRFQKINHFPGMTEICRKDLLARNLNRMQKLYPTEYNIFPRTWCLPADYGDFQSYGRQRKTRTYICKPDSGCQGRGIFITRNPREIKPGEHMICQQYISKPFLIDGFKFDMRIYVLITSCDPLRIFMYEEGLARFATMPYVEPSHNNLDDVCMHLTNYAINKHNENFVRDDAVGSKRKLSTLNAWLREHSYDPRELWGDIEDIIIKTIISAHSVLRHNYRTCFPQYLSGGTCACFEILGFDILLDHKLKPWLLEVNHSPSFTTDSRLDREVKDALLCDAMNLVNLRGCDKRKVIEEDKRRVKERLFQYHQQPREARREQTESSHAAMLDQERYEDSHLGGYRRIYPGPDTEKYAPFFKHNGSLFQETAASKAREECARQQLEDIRLKQEQQETSGNKKQKENKDQNQGESAGEKSRSRVVHRGLSTHLAYKNRNRAKELLPVHLDTMHPQDIVEEEELERMKALLQRENLIRSLGIVEQLTGMLHPSYRGQKKLQEYRPRFHQDRLGSQEMQSVSLVPLVLLREAATEQSPPFPHPVRPHELTPRILGPLPSMNVAIPHHSRCHLQPKNFNWIRDSSANGPCSLSMKKSGRHYFSSARVRLTSQGQASRRLEAINRALAGSVPPSLTPKQGYLLQPEKVASDSWTGCTLPSMVNCEHRAAKARDLSLCPASAPLLQRSSTLLNITHHR from the exons ATGGAGCCTAGCACCTGTAAAACCACTGAATCGGAGGAAGACTATGTTGAGGAGGAGGAATCTGAGGAAGAGTGTGTTAAAGGGGAAGCTACCATCCCTTCTACTAATCCTTCTCAGGAGGCAGTCTCAAAGGCTGACTATAAGGCATTTGGGAATGGAGTTCCCTTATCCATTGTAGCcatgaaaattccaaagaaaatcaTAACCCCACCTGACGCAGAGGACTTAGAAGttgggaggagaaagagaaggcgGAAACGCAG ACCCTTGGCCATCAACCTGAGCAACTGCAAGTACGAGAGTG TGCATCGGGCAGCCCAAATATGTGGcctgaaagaggtgggagaggATGAGGAGTGGACTGTGTACTGGACGGACTGCTCTGTCTCACTGGAACGAGTCATGGACATGAAGAGGTTTCAG AAAATCAACCATTTCCCTGGCATGACAGAAATCTGCCGCAAAGATCTGCTGGCTCGGAACCTCAACCGCATGCAGAAACTCTATCCTACTGAGTACAACATCTTCCCCCGCACCTGGTGCCTCCCTGCAGA CTATGGGGACTTCCAGTCCTACGGACGTCAGCGAAAAACACGCACTTATATATGCAAGCCGGACAGCGGATGTCAGGGACGTGGCATCTTCATCACCCGAAATCCTCGGGAGATCAAGCCAGGAGAGCATATGATCTGCCAGCAATACATCTCCAAG CCCTTCCTCATTGATGGCTTCAAGTTTGACATGAGAATCTATGTCCTGATAACATCTTGTGACCCTCTTCGGATCTTCATGTATGAGGAGGGCCTAGCCCGCTTCGCCACCATGCCTTACGTGGAGCCCAGTCATAATAATCTG GACGATGTCTGCATGCACCTGACCAACTATGCTATCAACAAACACAATGAGAATTTTGTCCGTGATGATGCTGTGGGCAGTAAGAG GAAGCTGTCGACACTGAACGCCTGGCTGCGAGAGCACAGCTATGATCCCCGAGAGCTGTGGGGGGACATCGAGGACATCATCATCAAAACCATCATCTCGGCCCATTCTGTTCTTCGCCACAACTACCGAACCTGTTTTCCCCAATATCTAAGTGGCGGTACATGTGCCTGTTTTGAGATCCTTGGTTTTGACATCTTGCTGGACCACAAGCTGAAGCCCTGGCTGCTGGAG GTAAACCACTCTCCAAGCTTCACCACGGACTCACGCCTTGATCGAGAAGTGAAGGATGCGCTTCTCTGTGATGCCATGAACCTTGTCAACCTCCGGGGCTGTGACAAAAGGAAGGTGATAGAGGAAGACAAGCGGCGAGTAAAGGAGCGGCTTTTCCAGTACCACCAACAGCCACGAGAAGCCAG GCGAGAACAAACTGAGTCATCCCATGCAGCAATGCTGGACCAGGAACGATATGAGGATTCCCATCTGGGGGGATACCGGCGGATCTACCCAGGGCCTGACACAGAGAAGTATGCACCCTTCTTCAAGCACAATGGCTCCCTCTTCCAGGAGACTGCTGCTTCCAAGGCCAGAGAGGAGTGTGCCAG GCAGCAACTGGAAGACATCCGCCTTAAGCAGGAACAGCAAGAGACCTCAGGCAataagaagcaaaaggaaaacaaggaccaGAACCAGGGTGAATCAGCTGGGGAGAAGAGCCGATCCAGGGTGGTGCACCGGGGCCTTTCCACCCACTTGGCTTACAAGAACCGGAACCGGGCAAAAGAG TTGCTACCAGTACACCTGGACACCATGCATCCTCAAGACATTGTAGAAGAGGAGGAGCTGGAGAGAATGAAGGCCTTGCTCCAAAGGGAGAATCTCATCCGAAGCCTGGGTATTGTAGAGCAACTCACTGGCATGCTGCACCCCAGTTACCGGGGCCAGAAAAAACTTCAAGAGTATCGG CCTAGATTTCACCAGGACAGGCTGGGGAGTCAAGAAATGCAATCTGTGAGTCTGGTCCCACTGGTGCTCCTGAGAGAGGCTGCCACAGAGCAGAGCCCTCCTTTTCCGCATCCAGTTCGGCCCCACGAACTCACCCCCAGGATCTTAGGGCCACTGCCAAGCATGAATGTCGCAATTCCACATCATTCCCGGTGCCATCTACAGCCCAAGAACTTCAACTGGATACGAGATTCATCAGCCAACGGCCCTTGTTCACTGTCAATGAAGAAATCTGGGAGACACTATTTTTCCAGCGCCAGAGTCAGACTCACTAGCC AAGGCCAAGCCAGCAGAAGACTGGAAGCCATAAACCGAGCCCTGGCAGGATCAGTGCCACCCTCTTTAACCCCAAAGCAGGGCTATCTTCTGCAGCCAGAAAAAGTGGCAAGTGACTCATGGACTGGTTGCACCTTGCCCTCCATGGTGAACTGTGAGCACAGAGCAGCCAAGGCCCGGGACCTCTCCCTCTGCCCTGCCTCTGCACCTCTGCTGCAACGTTCCAGCACACTCCTCAACATCACCCACCATAGgtaa